The Wolbachia endosymbiont of Spodoptera picta genome segment GTATGGTCACAGAGTGTGATGGTATATAGACTATCTGGATCATTTAAAGTGTCAGATCAAGTCTTATTTAATAAATTGAAGAACTAAGTTGTTGATAACTGACCTTTAATTTTTATAGGGACACTTTCGACTTCTTTAGTAAGAACATACTATAAGAACTATAATTATGTGCATTTATACATAATACTGTGGGTAATTTTTTAAAATAAAAAGAAGTAGCCTATCTAGTACCTTTAGTGTACATTAAAAACAGTAAATTTATACTAAAACTTCTACACTTGCCAAGCTTTCTAATGACTTTTTTCCATTTAAGCAATAAAAAGGCCAGATCAGGACAAAAACGCTACCATTTTCAGCCCTTATTCAGGTGGCTCAATCCCCATAACTTATACAAGTTACCGTAATCTTTCAAAACCTCAAATAGACTTTCTCTAATGCAAAACAGTATAACTAGTGAGCAATAAGCTACACTCCTTTTAGCTGTAAGCTTTGCATGATAATATACTTACTTTAATTTTTCTTCTTTAAATAATACGTGTCTTCTGACCACTGGGTCATACTTTCTAAACTCGAGCTTCTTGGGAAGGTTCTTAGGATTACGTTTTTTTACACAAAAATAGCCTGTTAGTTTCTCTTCTCCAGTTTTTGTTGTTTTGGTTGCGGTGCTAACTAGCTTGACAAGCAAAGAAGCATTTTTTTTCGCCATAATTGTAGTGATATAATAAATTCTATGCAAGTTTAGAACGCAAAACACTGAAAGTCAACCCAATAATGCAGGTCGCAAAATTCTTGACAATCAATAATATATTAAGTAGTATAAGAACATTTCAGAATGAAAAGCAGACGGTAAATAAGTGGCAAGTGATGGCAAAAGGTTATTATTGATAGAAAGTACTACCTGTTCTAACGAGGTAAGGGTTGCCCTACTAGTTAATGGTAGGGTTGTAGAGTTTGAACAAGAATTCAAGGAAAAAAGACAATTAAGAGGTAATATATACGTTGCTTATGTAAAGCGTATAGAGCCTGCTTTGCAGGCCGTGTTCATTGAGTATGGAAAAAATAAGCAAGGTTTTTTGTCTTTTTCTGAGATATCTCTAAATTACTTTAATATTCCAGAAAAAGAGAAGGAAATTTTCCCTGACGCAGGCTATTCGAGCGATGTGGACTGTTCAAATGATAATTGCACAGAAGAAGGCCTAGATTCTACAGCTAGTAATGAATCCAGCAGTGGTTTTGTGAGGGAGGTACCTTTACATAGAAAATATAAGTTACAAGATGTGATTTCAGTAAATCAAAAGTTATTGGTTCAATTAACTAAAGAAGAACGAGGAAATAAAGGAGCTTCATTTACAACATACGTAACTTTGGTTGGTAGATACTGTGTTTTCATGCCCAATTCCATAAGTAGGGGTGGAGTATCTCGCAGAATTGAAGATACCAACGTTAGAAAACAGTTAAAGGATATATTAAATTCAATAAATTTACCAAAAGGCTCAGGTTTAATAGTAAGAACTGTTGGTGCAGGAAAAAGTAAGAAAGAAATTGAGCAAGATTACGATAATTTGACCTTATTATGGCAAGATATCCAGCAAAACTTCTCTTCTTTAAATGTTCCATCATTAATTTACAACGAAGCAGATGTAGTTATGAGATCTGTACGTGACTTTTGTAGTAATGATACAGAAATTATAGTATCTGATAGAGAAGTTTGTGAAGCGGTAAGAAAATACACTAAAAATGTGTTACAAGGAAAATTACGTCCTAGATTATATAGAGGTTCTGTTCCAATCTTTACTTACTATCGAGTCGAAGATCAAATTTCTGAATTATATAGCAATAGAGTAGAATTACCATCTGGTGGGTCTTTGGTGATAACCTTAACTGAGGCATTTGTTTCAATAGACGTAAATTCAGGGAAAATGACAGGAGAAGATAACATAGAAAAAACAGCTTATAGAACTAATATGGAGGCATTATCTGAAATATCAAGGCAAGCGAATCTCAGGGGCTTATCAGGGTTAATAGTTGTTGATTTTATTGACATGTTGAAACTTGAGTATTGCAAAAATGTTGAATTTGCTATCAAGCAGGCGTTTAAAGATGATAGAGCTAAAGTTCAATTTAGCTTTATCAATGACTTTGGTTTAATGGTCTTTTCAAGACAAAGAATTAAACCAAATATACAGGAAATTAATACTACAGAGTGCTTACGCTGTAAAGGTATTGGAAGAGTGAAATCAAACGAAGTGGTTGTTGCATCGATACTAAGGGATTTGCAACATATTGCTAATAAAAATCAAAATAAGTCCTTTGATTTAATAGCACGCAGTGCAGTTATAGCGCACATTTTTAATAATAAGCGTGATATGGTTTCTACAATCGAAAAAGAGTTCAATATTACATTAAATGTTAGTATTGATAATAGTTTAGATGCAGATACATTTATTTTAAAGCAAGGAGACCATATTAATTTTAATGATTATAAGCCATTGCAGAATTCTGGATGTCAAATTGTGAATAGCAGGGATAAAGAAGCTGGTAGTTCAGATAAACTACCGGGCAACTTTTGGTTAACTAAATGGCTTTCGCGCCTTTTGGGCTCTAACAACTAAACGGGACTTGTAATTAACGAGTTTTATACTTATATATTTTACATCAGATAATATTTAAAAGGGAGTATTCATTATGGGAAGAGCAATAGGTATAGATCTTGGAACAACAAATTCTTGTGTTGCAATAATGCAAGGCAAGGATGCAAAAGTAATCGAGAATAAAGAAGGAGCAAGAACTACTCCGTCTATAGTTGCATTTACTTCGTCTAGAGAAAGGTTGATTGGTGCTCCAGCAAAAAGGCAAGCAACTACCAATGCAAATAATACTTTTTTTGCAACTAAGAGATTGATAGGTCGCCAATATAGCGATCCTGAAATGAAGAATCTAGGTGTACCGTATAAGGTATTTGCAGCAAAAAATGGTGATGCATGGGTTAAAACAACTGATAGTAAAGAATACTCTCCTAGTCAAATTGGTGCATTTATACTACAAAACCTGAAAGAAGCAGCTGAGGCTTATCTTGGGGAAGAAGTAAAGGATGCTGTGATAACAGTGCCGGCGTACTTCAATGATTCTCAACGTCAAGCAACAAAAGATGCAGGAAAAATTGCTGGATTAAATGTCCTCAGAATAATTAACGAACCAACTGCTGCAGCACTTGCTTATGGTCTTGATAAAAAGCACGGACACACAATAGTAGTGTATGATCTTGGTGGTGGTACATTTGATGTTTCAGTTCTTGAAATAGGTGACGGAGTTTTTGAAGTAAAGGCTACAAATGGTGATACTCACCTTGGAGGGGAAGACTTCGATAATGCAGTAGTAAATTATTTACTGGGTGAATTCAAGAAAAGTAATGGCATTGATTTGAAAAACGATCCAATGGCTATGCAAAGAATCAAAGAAGCTGCAGAAAAAGCAAAGGTAGAATTGTCAAGTGCAATGGAAACAGAAGTAAATCTACCGTTTGTTACAGCTGATGCAAGTGGCCCAAAACACTTAAATATGAAGCTAACAAGAGCAAAGCTTGAAAGTTTAGTGAATGATTTAATTGAAAGGACTATAATTCCTTGCAAAAAAGCTCTTGAAGATGCTGGTTTGTCTGCTAGTCAAATTGGTGAAGTAGTTCTTGTTGGTGGCATGACTCGTATGCCAAAAGTCATAGAGAAAGTTAAAGAATTCTTTGGCAAAGATCCACATAGAGGAGTTAACCCTGATGAAGTTGTAGCAATTGGGGCTGCAATACAAGCAGGAATTATTCAAGGTGATGTAAGAGATGTGTTACTACTTGACGTAACTCCACTTTCTCTTGGTATTGAAACTCTAGGGGGAGTGTTCACTCCACTTATTGAACGTAATACTACTATTCCCACAAAAAAATCTCAGGTGTTTTCAACTGCAGAAGATAACCAAACAGCCGTTACAATTAAGGTACATCAAGGTGAAAGAAAATTGGCGATTGATAATAAACTGCTTGGTCAGTTTAGTTTAGAAGGAATACCACCTGCTCCTCGCGGGGTTCCTCAAATTGAGGTGACATTTGATATAGATGCAAATGGAATAGCGCATGTTTCTGCAAAGGATAAAGCTACTGGAAAAGAGCAAAAAATACGTATTAAGTCTTCAGGTGGTTTATCGGAGGATGAAATAAATCGGATGGTGAGAGAAGCTGAGGAAAAAGCACAAGAAGATGAAAAGCGTAAGAAATTTATTGAAGTGAAGAATCAAGCGGATAGTTTAGTTCATTCTACAGAAAAATCTCTAACAGAATATGGTGATAAAATTTCTCCAGAAGATAAATCTGCTATTGAAAATGCAGTTAATGAGTTAAAGGAAGTGAGTAAATCTGACAACATTGATGATGCTGATTCAATACAACAGAAAGTTACTAACCTCTCTCAGTTATCTATGAAACTTGGAGAAGCTATGTATAAGGAATCTCAACAACAACAAGGTGGAGAAAGCTCATCCACAACAAATAATGAGGAAGAAAAAGTAGTAGATTCTGATTATCAAGACATGGATAATAAAGAAGAGAATAAGTAATTTGATTGTCATCCCAGTGCCCAGATACTGTGGGATGACAAGAGGAGCGTATTGTTGCTTAAAGGAACTATTGTGGATATTATTAAGACAATAGAAGAAAAATTACGCGATTCAATAGGTGTAATTGATATTAATATTATCGATGAATCAGCAAAGCATGTAGATCATTATTTTGCTTCTTCTTCGACACTACCTTCACATATCAAATTAGTATTAATATCTAACGACTTTTCTGGAATGAGCTCTTTAAAGAGGCATAAATTGATCTATGAATTATTAAAGAGTGAAATAGAGCGATTACATGCGATTTCTCTTCACTTGTATACGCAAAGCGAATACAATCTAAAAAATAAATAATAAAAATATGAACGAAGAGTCTTTATTAGTTAAAGCAGGAAGAAAATTTAATGATTATAAAGGGTCGATGAACCCACCAGTTTATCATTCTTCTACTATATTATTTCCTACTTACAAGGACTACTTAAATGCAGCAAATGGAGAAAGTATATACGATGTAATCAATGATGGTGTTGCAAGGGATTACAGTTACAGTAATGTTGGTACGCCTACTGTTCATTATTTTTCAAATGCACTGGCTGAAATTGAGGGTAGGGGACAAGCACTCATCTACCCTTCTGGATTATTTGCACTTACTTTTGCTATTTTGACTTTCACTAAAGCAGGTTCACATGTCCTGATACAAGATAATAGTTATTATAGGCTAAAGAGATTTGCCGAAAATGAACTACCAAAAAGAGGAGTAGAAGTAACTTTTTATAATCCGACACAGGATATAACTGATTTAGTTCAGAGTAATACTTCACTCATCATGATTGAGACTCCTGGTTCTATAACGTTTGAGATTTCAAATATAGAGCATATAGTAAAAGTTGCTAAAGCACGTGGAATCGTAACCGTTTGTGACAATTCATGGGCCACTCCTTTGTTGTTTAAGCCGCTTGATTATGGAATTGATGTTGCACTATACGCGGTGACAAAGTATCTAGCCGGTCACTCAGATCTAGTGATGGGAGCTATGGTTGCTGAAAGTAAAATTTTTAAATTGCTTTATGAGAGCTATAAAAATTATGGAGTCACCATTCAATCGCATGACTGTTACCTTGCACACAGGGGACTTAGAACACTGCAAACACGCATGAGGAAGCATCAAAGTACAGCAATGCAAGTGGCAAAGTGGCTGGAAAAACATCCAAAAATCAAAAAAGTCTTATACCCCGCACTTTTTTCCTATTCTCAGCATGATTTATGGAAAAGTTATTTCAAAGGGGCAAGTAGCGTATTTAGTATAGTACTCGATAGAGAATATTCATGTGAAGAACTAGGCTGTATGGTTGATCACATGAAAGTTTTCGGCATCGGTGCTTCTTGGGGAGGATGTGACAGTTTGATACTACCAATAGGTCATAAATCTATGTCGAGATCTGTCATGAATTCAGATTATGGTGGAAGTTTTGTGCGAATATTTTGCGGACTAGAAGATCCTGAAGATTTGATTTTTGACTTGAATACTGCATTAATAAGACTGCCATGTTCAAGTGTTAAAGATGATTGTGAGACTGAAAGAGCTACTGCATAACATTGTAAATACTGACTTTGATATTGAAATCAAAGGCGTCACATGTAATCCTAAGACAGTTAAAGAAGGTTACCTTTTTGTTTGTGTGTCAGAAAGGAGTAAAGAACACGTAACATGTCTTCCTAATGGATGTGTATACAACTGTGTAGACGTTGTAATACAAGGGGCCAAGAAAGATGTCATCCCAGTGCTCAGGCACTGGGATCCAGAAAATTTGATTGTAAACAAGCATACTAGACAATTGTATAATGAAAACTGGATTCCAGTGTCAAGCACTGGAATGACAAGTACTCCAAGTTTTGCAGTGCTTTACCATTCGGACCCTCAAGGAATATACAGTGAAATAGTCAGCAGGTTTTATCAATTCAAACAACCTAAATATGTTGCTGCTGTAACTGGTACGAATGGTAAAACTTCAGTGGTGGAATTTTGTCGCCAGATTTGGCAAGATAATGCAGCGTCTATAGGAACACTGGGAACATGTGTCAATAATAATAGAAAAGATAATAGCCTTACAACGCCAAGTGCAGATGATCTTTATTCCACATTGCGTGACATAAATAATAAGAACGTAGAACACTTAGCATTAGAAGCTTCAAGCCATGGAATCGATCAATACAGAATCCATGGACTCAGGCTCAATGCTGCAGCTTTTACTAATTTCTCTCAAGATCATTTGGACTATCACAAAAGTATTGATGAGTATTTTGAGGCCAAGAAAAGGTTGTTTGATGAGGTATTGCCAAAAGAAAAAACAGCGATTTTAAATGCAGATATAGGCGAATATGGAGAGTTGCTCAACATAGCTGAAAAGCGTGGCAACAAAGTTATAACCTATGGAAAAAAAAACTCTGACATTACTTTATTAAAGCAGATACCCACTGCCAATGGTCAATACCTGACAATTCAAATCGGTGATGAAATTTATAACGCATTTTTTCCGATTTTTGGGCAATTTCAAGCATATAATTTGTTGTGTGCAATCGGTATAGTTATTTCATCTGGTATGGACTATCAAAGAATGTGTATAGATAAACTCGCTTATCCATCTGGAAGAATGGAAAAAGTGAACACTTTTGCATTTGTCGATTACGCTCATACTCCAAGTGCACTCAAACAAGCTCTGTTGTCTTTAAAATGGCACTTCAATAAAAAGATAGTTCTAGTGTTTGGTTGTGGCGGGAATCGTGATCAAACAAAACGTGCAGAGATGGGTAAAATAGCACAAATGCTTGCAGGTAAAGTTATAGTCACAGATGACAATCCGCGTGATGAAGATCCGGGGAAAATTCGTCACGATATTTTGTTACATTGCCCTGATGCACTGGAGATAGGAGATAGAAAAAAAGCTATAGAGAAAGGTATAAATATAGCACATGATGAAAATATGATTCTGCTAGTTGCAGGAAAAGGACATGAAAGATTCCAAATAATAGAAGGCCAATCCCTTGAATTTAGTGATGTTGAAGTTATTAGAGAGGGCCAAAAATTTGCTACTGCTGTTTTGCTCTCTCCTTCATCCAACGCCTGAATGGCTTTTTTCCTTAAGTCATAACTGTACGCTGCTGGCATTTTTACCTTCTTGTTACACTAAATCACTATCTTATCTTGTTCCTACTATTATGAGAAGAGCTATACAAGGATATGAAAGTGGAGATTGTGGTTACAAGATTAGTGAGAGAATATAGAAAAATTGAGGATGAAATATTGCGTGATATAGTTCATTTAGTGATAAAGGCTCTTACAGGTATAGTAGCGCTTCATAAGTAAGAATATTTTTACAAAGAATTTAATAATCACAATTTAGGCAATGATGAAAGTTCTTTAAGAAAAAAGTTTAATACTATCAAGAAAAGTTTGCATAGGCATAGCAATATAATACATAATAATTAAAATATCTAAAATTCTGTCAATTTATTTGCACAGTCAATCACTTGAGAATTCGGAAATTGATTTTTAAACCAAGTGTACTGGCGTTTTGCATAATGCCTTGTGTTTGTTTGAGCAATCTGTATTGCTTCGTCTAAAGTAATCTCCCCTTTTAAGTATCTTATAATTTCTGGTACTCCATGTGCTTTCATAGCTGGCAAATGTGGAGATGGGTTCATGCTAAGTAGGTTTTTTACTTCATCAGTTGCTCCATTTTCAACCATTTCAATAAAACGAGAATTTATTTTTCGGTATATATCCTCACGTTTAGGTAGAATTGTATATACCTTAAAATTATTGAACAAAAGAGGCTGTCTATTTTCTTGCCATACAAAGATTGTCTTGCCAGTTTCAGTGATAACTTCAAGTGCTCTTGAGAGGCGATGTGAGTCATTAATAAATATTTTACCTTGAATCCTTGGATCTTTGCTTAGCACTAATTTGTAGAATTCCTCTTTACTTAAATTTTTCCTAAGTTCATTTACGTTTTCTCTCACTTCCTGGCTTATTTGTGGAATCGATGATAATCCCTTGATTAAGCTGCTAATGTAAAGCCCACTTCCTCCAGTGATGATGGGTATTCGTGAATTTTTCAGCGCGTTGTTAACTTCCCTCTTTAAATCCTCTAGCCATAAACCTACGGAATAATTTTCTCTTGCTGAAACATAACCGTATAGCCTATAAAATTCTTTCTGCTTTGGTGGTTGAGCAGTAATTACGGGAATCTCTTTGTATACCTGCTTTGAGTCACAGTTTATTATGCTAATGTTTTTATACTTTTTTATCAAGTTATCGCATAATTCTGATTTACCTGAGGCTGTAATTCCTGTAATAATTACTATATTATCCTTCATTCATATTAATATAACTAACCTATGATAGGGTGTAGTAAAAATTTGGATTCTACAATCTAAAATTTGGAGACTTTTATGGCAGAAAATGATAACGATAACTCGTTTACTAAGCGTTTTACAAATAGGACCTCTAATGAGACAAGAGGAGGTTTTTCCAGTAAGTATTCATCTCAAAATACCAAAGAACATGCACTAGGAGCAAAAGGAAAAATTTCTGAATTGGCAAACAAAAAAGCTGAAGCCAAGGAAGCTTTTTCTGAAAGTGGCGGCATAAAGAGTAAAAGCAGAACTATCAACGAAAGATCCTTTGCTGATGCAACAAGAAGAAGTAGATCAGATCTCATATATCTAGTTCGTGGTAAAGATCGAGGAAGATCAGCTTGGCACTGTGTATTAATTGATAAAGATAAAAGAGAAATGTTTCTGGCAAAAAGTAGAACTGGCTCTATAGATGTTGCAGATTATGGAGAGATTTTATATTCAGGATGGGGAGATGATCCACCACAGACGATAGTCGATAAAATCAATGAGGAGTTCGGATTGTAGTAAATCTGTTGTAAAAACGAGCAGTTGCTAATAAAATTTACTGTAAGTATACAACAGATGCGTGCTAGCCATTTCGGTATCTTAATTGCTACCATATAGGGAGATAACGGTAAACCCAGAGCTATTGTAGACATAAGTTTTAGCTATATGGTATTTGAAGTAATAAATGCAATAAAAAATAATTTGTTAGCATGCTTTCCAACAGAGACAGTATATGCTCTTTCTTGTAATGCGCTAGGTAACGAATCTATAGAAAAAATATATCGAATAAAAAAGCGTTCTCAAAACAAGCCGCTCTCTGTATTTGTTAGTAATATTGATAGTTTGATAAATATAGCAAAGGTAAAGGAAGAGTATATCGATTTAATAAACTATTTTTCTCCTGGACCAATGACCTATATTTTACCACTTCAAGATAACAGTATATTACCAAATGAGTTCTTTAAAGATAGTATAGGCATAAGAATTCCTGATCATCCTATTGCGATTTCAATATTAAATGAACTGAAAACTCCAGTAGTTGCAACTAGTATTAACATTTCAGGAGAAAAAAGTATATGCAAAGCAAGAGATATACCTCAGTCTATTAAGCAACACTTATCTGCAGTAATTGAAGATGATGAATTAGTTTCTGGTATAGAATCTACTATTATTGACTTAACTGGAGACAAGATTAAGGTTTTAAGAAAAGGTAAAATTTCATTACAAACAATAAATAACGAATTTTCAAACTAAGATCTATAGGAGAAAGAATGAAAAAGGTGATAGGCCACAACCAAGCAAAAAAAAAGATAATGAACAACTTGTCTGTTCAATCTTGGCTGATCTGTGGTAAAAAAGGTATAGGAAAAGCAACATTCGCAAAATCCTTTTCTAATTGGTTTCTTATAAAAAATTACGATGAAGTAGCATTAGACTTACACATTGTTGAAGGTGATACAATAGGAGTGGAAAAGGTGAGAGAAATGAAAAACTTTTTGCACTTAAGCCCCATTCAATCAGAATATAAAATAGCTATAATAGATAGCTTAGAGTCAATGACTAATAATGCTAAAAATGCAATATTAAAAATATTAGAGGAGCCGCCACAAAATTCTAAAATATTTGTAATTAGCCATAAGCCATATGATGTACAAACCACCATCCGGTGTAGGTGTTTTCAGCTGAATTTACTTCCATTAACTTACGATGAAACAAAGCAGGTTGTTTCATCTCAGTGTAAATTCGACGATAAAATATTTAGTGAGATCATTACTTTGTTTCCTGGAACTCCGGGAGTAATAATAAATGCAATAAACAGTGGTGCTTATGAGTCACATAAGCATTTTTATACATTTTTCCGTAATCTAAATAATTCTGATATAGTTAATAAAATAATTAATAGTGAGATTGAGCTAGAACTAGCATCACATATAATTCAAACCTCCATTTTAGAAAGTATAAAGAAAGAAGTAAATAATGTTGAAATTCTACTAAGTCAATGGAAAGAAATAGATGAACTTTTCGTTGCTGCAAAGCAATTTCGCTTAGATAAAAAGCATGTTTTAGCTAATGTAGTTAACATCATGACACAAAAATGTAATACTTTTAACATAAATTTATGATAAAATTCTGCTAATTTAATACTGAAAGTATATAACTTGAATGATAATAAATTAACTGTATGGCAATCAATAGAAGTTTTAACAAACACTATACTGAACATGCAGAAAGAATTGAGTTTAATCAAGAATACATCTTTAGATCAAGACGTCACTTTAGAAAAAGGGAAGGAGCTATCAAGTGGCATCTATGAGGCAAATTTTAAGCTAAACAAGGCAATCAATATAGCTACTTTGCCAAGAATTGGCTATCATATGATTAATGATGAACTTGTTGTACGTAATCATATTACGAAAGAGGAAGTAAAGATCCCTAGAGATTTTCATTACTTTAAAGTTGTTAAATCCAATCACGATGATTGTAAATTAACGTTTTGTAATTTTTTAGGTAATGAGTTTTTTGAATATAAAAAGTATGATCCACAATATTCTGGTCTTTCAGATGAATATAAACTCATGGATTTTGGTAGTATAAAAAAGACTAATAATCTAAAACTTAAGGAGTATGTTGGTCATGCACCTAAATTTTTTGCTGTAGAAGGATCTATTGAGCCTGGATCTGAAAACCATGTAATTGATCTATTTGAGCTAGTCAGAGACGGTAAAGGCAAAAAAGTGGGAACTCTTGCTGATGAATTTGGTTATTTTGATGATCAAAATAAATTACACTACTATAATTATCACAAAAGTGCAGAAAGTAATACTTATGATCCTGAAAGCTTCAGTGTAAAAATGATAAATTTAGATGTGAGCAAAATTGATAAATTTCACCTTATTGCAGAACAAGGTGATATAATAATTCATCCTATTTTGGAAAATTTAGACATATTTTAAAGTTTTTTAGAGTATCCAGTATATTATATAATTGGGTTTGTATTATGGAAGATAAATTACTTGAATCAGTAAAAAACAAAAGTTACTTCAGGAAAGCAGTTGAATGGTATTGCCACAGATACCTGTTCTGCGTTGTAGAAAGATCTTGGATGGCGTTAATAGCGTTACTTCTCTTAGTATGTTTATTTTTATCACTACTAAACATATACCTATTACTTCCTGTTAAAAAAGATTTAAATTTTGTGAAGTATATGAACCACACAGAAGATGAGTTCTCTGCAATACATAAACTTAGTTTTAGTAAAAAAGAAGATGAGTACATTTCCATAGCAAGGTATTTAATAAGTAAATATATTGAAACATATGAGTCCTCTCGGACTGTTGAGCCAAAGTATCAAGAAAATTTTATAAAAAACAATTCTATATATAAAATCTATCAAGACTTTCAGGAAAAAGTAAACAATGAAGCTGTTTCATCCACAAGAAAAATTACCAACACAAACGTAACAACACTATCTATTGACCGATCGATCAAGGACTTAGTTACATTTGCTGGAAATGCCACTGTAGTTTTTGCAGCTGAGCAAAATAAGAAAATGAAAGACTATGCTGTGGAGGTTAGATTTACTTTATCAAACATGAAAGCAACTCTAACTGGTATAATACCATTTAAATTTATTGTTAACGGCTATAAATACAGGTGATTACATTTAAAAAATTACTTGGTAGCTAAAAAAATAACTAAAGTGCATACAGCAGTAACAACTGGAGGTAAAATTAGAAGCATTGGTGTCTTTTTAATAAAATAATTTCTAGAAGGTTTTAAGAAAAAGGCATTGTAAATTATCGGTAAGAAGTATAGAGCGTTGAGTATAGTACTGACAATTAACACCAGAGCTACAAATACAGAAAGTGTTACATTACTAGAGTTAAAAACAGCTTGAAAAATGAAAAATTTGCTCCAAAAAGTCGGAGCAGGTGGTACCCCTATCATGGACAATGCACCTATAGTAAATGCTATCATACTAATTGGCATACTACGTCCTATACCGTGAATTCTATCTATGTATTTCTCACCTGTTTTCGTTATTATTGCTCCAGCAGTGAAAAACAAAGTGATTTTTGCAAATGCGTGGCAAACTAATTGAAAAATTGCAACCCTCATGCTGAATTCACTAAAAATTGAAGCAAGCAATATAATATATGACAACTGAGAGATGGTAGAATAAGCAAGCAATTTCTTTAATTCCTTTTGCTTTAATGCAATTAACGATGCAGTAATAATAGTAAATCCAGCAGCGTACGGAAGCCATCCTCCAGCAAACCAACTTTGCTGTGCAAAACGTTGCATATTATCGATGCCAAAAGTGTATAATATAACTTTGATGATGATGAACACTCCTGATTTCACAACAGCAACAGCATGTAGTAGTGCGCTTACAGGAGTTGGTGCAACCATTGCTTTTGGCAACCAAAAATGCATTGGCATTAATGCAGCTTTTCCTATTCCATAAATCAGCATAGCAAAACACACTGCAATAAAAGTTATGAACGAAGTATCAAACTTGAATATTCCACCTCTTACAAAGTCTAAAGTATGGAATTCATTATATAAGAGGCCTATTGCAGGAAAAAGTAAC includes the following:
- a CDS encoding L-threonylcarbamoyladenylate synthase; this translates as MVFEVINAIKNNLLACFPTETVYALSCNALGNESIEKIYRIKKRSQNKPLSVFVSNIDSLINIAKVKEEYIDLINYFSPGPMTYILPLQDNSILPNEFFKDSIGIRIPDHPIAISILNELKTPVVATSINISGEKSICKARDIPQSIKQHLSAVIEDDELVSGIESTIIDLTGDKIKVLRKGKISLQTINNEFSN
- the miaA gene encoding tRNA (adenosine(37)-N6)-dimethylallyltransferase MiaA; translated protein: MKDNIVIITGITASGKSELCDNLIKKYKNISIINCDSKQVYKEIPVITAQPPKQKEFYRLYGYVSARENYSVGLWLEDLKREVNNALKNSRIPIITGGSGLYISSLIKGLSSIPQISQEVRENVNELRKNLSKEEFYKLVLSKDPRIQGKIFINDSHRLSRALEVITETGKTIFVWQENRQPLLFNNFKVYTILPKREDIYRKINSRFIEMVENGATDEVKNLLSMNPSPHLPAMKAHGVPEIIRYLKGEITLDEAIQIAQTNTRHYAKRQYTWFKNQFPNSQVIDCANKLTEF
- a CDS encoding VirB8/TrbF family protein: MEDKLLESVKNKSYFRKAVEWYCHRYLFCVVERSWMALIALLLLVCLFLSLLNIYLLLPVKKDLNFVKYMNHTEDEFSAIHKLSFSKKEDEYISIARYLISKYIETYESSRTVEPKYQENFIKNNSIYKIYQDFQEKVNNEAVSSTRKITNTNVTTLSIDRSIKDLVTFAGNATVVFAAEQNKKMKDYAVEVRFTLSNMKATLTGIIPFKFIVNGYKYR
- a CDS encoding Mur ligase family protein, whose amino-acid sequence is MIVRLKELLHNIVNTDFDIEIKGVTCNPKTVKEGYLFVCVSERSKEHVTCLPNGCVYNCVDVVIQGAKKDVIPVLRHWDPENLIVNKHTRQLYNENWIPVSSTGMTSTPSFAVLYHSDPQGIYSEIVSRFYQFKQPKYVAAVTGTNGKTSVVEFCRQIWQDNAASIGTLGTCVNNNRKDNSLTTPSADDLYSTLRDINNKNVEHLALEASSHGIDQYRIHGLRLNAAAFTNFSQDHLDYHKSIDEYFEAKKRLFDEVLPKEKTAILNADIGEYGELLNIAEKRGNKVITYGKKNSDITLLKQIPTANGQYLTIQIGDEIYNAFFPIFGQFQAYNLLCAIGIVISSGMDYQRMCIDKLAYPSGRMEKVNTFAFVDYAHTPSALKQALLSLKWHFNKKIVLVFGCGGNRDQTKRAEMGKIAQMLAGKVIVTDDNPRDEDPGKIRHDILLHCPDALEIGDRKKAIEKGINIAHDENMILLVAGKGHERFQIIEGQSLEFSDVEVIREGQKFATAVLLSPSSNA
- a CDS encoding proton-conducting transporter transmembrane domain-containing protein, which translates into the protein MDFVLISLSLPLFITENYLLITALIPLLSALAISFTSKWPRLNNSITVVSSMLLFAYTSLCTLYLVYGDHSQFILMDFGNNLHISLKLESSGAIFSLLISFLWVLTSMYAICYMRNNYADSNYSSFLCFFSIAISCAMFIAFSGDLLTTFVFYELLTISTYPLITYNSTNESVIAGRYYFGLLFFSSLVLLFPAIGLLYNEFHTLDFVRGGIFKFDTSFITFIAVCFAMLIYGIGKAALMPMHFWLPKAMVAPTPVSALLHAVAVVKSGVFIIIKVILYTFGIDNMQRFAQQSWFAGGWLPYAAGFTIITASLIALKQKELKKLLAYSTISQLSYIILLASIFSEFSMRVAIFQLVCHAFAKITLFFTAGAIITKTGEKYIDRIHGIGRSMPISMIAFTIGALSMIGVPPAPTFWSKFFIFQAVFNSSNVTLSVFVALVLIVSTILNALYFLPIIYNAFFLKPSRNYFIKKTPMLLILPPVVTAVCTLVIFLATK
- a CDS encoding DNA polymerase III subunit delta', translated to MKKVIGHNQAKKKIMNNLSVQSWLICGKKGIGKATFAKSFSNWFLIKNYDEVALDLHIVEGDTIGVEKVREMKNFLHLSPIQSEYKIAIIDSLESMTNNAKNAILKILEEPPQNSKIFVISHKPYDVQTTIRCRCFQLNLLPLTYDETKQVVSSQCKFDDKIFSEIITLFPGTPGVIINAINSGAYESHKHFYTFFRNLNNSDIVNKIINSEIELELASHIIQTSILESIKKEVNNVEILLSQWKEIDELFVAAKQFRLDKKHVLANVVNIMTQKCNTFNINL